The proteins below come from a single Cupriavidus pauculus genomic window:
- the fliP gene encoding flagellar type III secretion system pore protein FliP (The bacterial flagellar biogenesis protein FliP forms a type III secretion system (T3SS)-type pore required for flagellar assembly.), whose amino-acid sequence MNNVRAAIARRLPKAVGPLAALALLSLALLSPSLASAQGLPGVISKPAPGGGQIWSLSIQTLILMTSLSFLPAAMLMMTGFTRIIIVLGLLRNALGTASSPPNQVLVGLSLFLTFFVMSPVFDKIYTDAYKPLSENKISLEAAAGKAAAPLRAFMLRQTREKDLAMFAQMAKAPEMQGPEDVPMSILVPAFVTSELKTAFQIGFTIFIPFLIIDLVVASVLMAMGMMMVPPATISLPFKLMLFVLVDGWQLLLGSLAQSFMN is encoded by the coding sequence ATGAACAACGTGCGTGCCGCGATTGCGCGGCGCTTGCCCAAGGCCGTGGGGCCCCTTGCCGCCCTCGCGCTGCTCTCGCTCGCGCTGCTGTCGCCGTCCCTCGCGTCGGCACAGGGCCTGCCCGGCGTAATCAGCAAGCCTGCGCCGGGTGGCGGTCAGATCTGGTCGCTGTCGATCCAGACGCTGATCCTGATGACGTCGCTGTCGTTCCTGCCGGCGGCGATGCTGATGATGACGGGCTTCACGCGCATCATCATCGTGCTCGGCCTGCTGCGGAACGCGCTCGGCACGGCGTCCTCGCCGCCCAACCAGGTGCTCGTCGGCCTGTCGCTGTTCCTGACGTTCTTCGTGATGTCGCCGGTGTTCGACAAGATCTACACCGACGCCTACAAGCCGCTGTCCGAAAACAAGATCAGCCTCGAGGCCGCCGCCGGCAAGGCCGCCGCGCCGTTGCGCGCGTTCATGCTGCGCCAGACGCGCGAGAAAGATCTCGCCATGTTCGCGCAGATGGCCAAGGCGCCCGAGATGCAGGGTCCCGAAGACGTGCCGATGTCGATCCTCGTGCCCGCCTTCGTGACCAGCGAACTGAAGACCGCGTTCCAGATCGGCTTCACGATCTTCATCCCGTTCCTCATCATCGACCTCGTCGTCGCCAGCGTCCTGATGGCGATGGGTATGATGATGGTGCCGCCCGCGACGATCTCGCTGCCGTTCAAGCTCATGCTGTTCGTGCTCGTCGATGGATGGCAGCTGTTGCTCGGCTCGCTCGCGCAGAGCTTCATGAACTGA
- the fliO gene encoding flagellar biosynthetic protein FliO: MTAVTGRPFVRRPFIRRVCAGALSMASVAAHAADALVLSTASAASSVAASPASHGAAPAISTGGSLAQAGLGLFGVIALILAIAWIARRTGLVRHTNGGGAMKVVGSLMLGARQRLVMVEVGDTWIVLGVSAGEIRPLHTMPAPADRAAHVYGSTSGTGTQPPHGMSGSFAERLLRSMQENLKKS; the protein is encoded by the coding sequence ATGACAGCCGTAACGGGCCGGCCGTTCGTGCGCCGGCCTTTCATTCGCCGCGTGTGCGCCGGCGCGTTGTCGATGGCCTCGGTGGCCGCTCATGCCGCCGACGCGCTCGTGCTCAGCACGGCCAGCGCTGCCAGCAGCGTGGCGGCCAGTCCCGCCAGCCACGGCGCGGCACCGGCCATCAGCACCGGCGGCAGCCTCGCGCAGGCCGGCCTTGGCCTGTTCGGCGTCATCGCGCTGATCCTCGCCATTGCATGGATCGCGCGGCGTACCGGCCTCGTCCGCCATACCAACGGCGGCGGCGCGATGAAGGTCGTCGGCAGCCTGATGCTCGGCGCGCGCCAGCGTCTGGTGATGGTCGAGGTGGGTGACACCTGGATCGTGCTCGGCGTCTCCGCCGGCGAGATCCGTCCGCTCCATACGATGCCGGCACCGGCAGACCGCGCCGCGCATGTGTACGGCAGTACGTCCGGCACCGGCACCCAGCCGCCGCACGGCATGTCCGGCTCGTTCGCCGAACGGCTGCTGCGGTCGATGCAGGAAAACCTGAAGAAGTCATGA
- the fliN gene encoding flagellar motor switch protein FliN, which produces MTDGKEDKPVDPMDDWASALAEQTSAEAEPAATPAPTAASPVATPAAAAVFPPLAQDAPTGFHNDIGMILDIPVQLTVELGRTKVPIKNLLQLAQGSVVELDGLAGEPMDVLVNGYLIAQGEVVVVNDKFGIRLTDIITPSERIRKLNK; this is translated from the coding sequence ATGACTGACGGCAAAGAGGACAAGCCGGTCGATCCGATGGACGATTGGGCCAGCGCCCTCGCGGAGCAGACCAGTGCCGAGGCAGAACCTGCCGCCACGCCAGCACCTACCGCGGCATCGCCCGTGGCAACTCCGGCGGCAGCCGCCGTGTTCCCGCCGCTGGCGCAGGACGCTCCGACCGGCTTCCACAACGATATCGGGATGATTCTCGATATTCCGGTGCAACTGACGGTGGAACTCGGCCGCACCAAGGTGCCCATCAAGAACCTGCTGCAACTCGCGCAGGGTTCGGTGGTGGAACTCGACGGCCTGGCCGGCGAACCGATGGACGTGCTCGTCAACGGCTACCTGATCGCCCAGGGCGAAGTGGTGGTGGTCAACGACAAGTTCGGCATTCGCCTGACGGACATCATCACGCCGTCGGAACGTATCCGGAAGCTCAACAAATGA
- the fliQ gene encoding flagellar biosynthesis protein FliQ codes for MTPEIVMTIATQAMKMTLMLSAPLLLVALVAGLVVSLFQAATQINEMTLTFIPKLLALFITMVLVGPWMINTYVDYMREVFESIPAMAR; via the coding sequence ATGACGCCAGAGATAGTGATGACCATCGCCACGCAGGCGATGAAGATGACGCTGATGCTGTCCGCGCCGCTGCTGCTGGTGGCGCTCGTGGCCGGCCTCGTCGTGAGCCTGTTCCAGGCCGCGACGCAGATCAACGAAATGACGCTGACGTTCATCCCCAAGCTGCTCGCACTGTTCATCACGATGGTGCTGGTCGGTCCGTGGATGATCAACACATACGTCGACTACATGCGGGAAGTGTTCGAAAGCATTCCCGCGATGGCGCGCTGA
- a CDS encoding mechanosensitive ion channel family protein, with amino-acid sequence MHFNANDSILVNIVASAIIVLVGTLIMKLVNRFFQARLQADNRGSYRAWTVATRNIVAAIMFMLLLGIWVSELKSVAISLAAFAAAMLLVGKELVMCFLGAFMRMISRPFQLGDLVEIGPFSGEVIDMDVLSTTLVEVAPARQYTGFTVLVPNSMLLTTAVRNHSKAGGYALDMVRIPLPVGTDPDAVEAGLLAAAREACAAFMDEAGRELRRYGDMRFVDLSQFEPRVVFDPVDAGRYDAVVRFPVPIGSRLPVAQKIVRAYYRHSAQQKETPVSDAG; translated from the coding sequence ATGCATTTCAACGCGAACGACAGCATCCTGGTCAATATCGTGGCAAGCGCGATCATCGTGCTGGTTGGCACGCTGATCATGAAGCTCGTCAACCGCTTCTTCCAGGCGCGGCTGCAGGCGGACAACCGTGGCAGCTATCGCGCATGGACCGTTGCCACGCGGAACATCGTGGCGGCCATCATGTTCATGCTGCTGCTCGGCATCTGGGTGTCGGAACTCAAGAGCGTGGCCATTTCGCTGGCGGCGTTCGCGGCGGCCATGCTGCTGGTCGGCAAGGAACTCGTGATGTGTTTCCTTGGCGCGTTCATGCGCATGATCTCGCGCCCGTTCCAGCTTGGAGACCTCGTCGAGATCGGGCCGTTTTCGGGCGAGGTCATCGATATGGACGTGCTGTCCACGACGCTCGTGGAGGTTGCGCCCGCGCGCCAGTACACAGGTTTCACGGTGCTCGTGCCCAACAGCATGTTGCTGACCACGGCCGTGCGCAATCACTCCAAGGCCGGCGGCTACGCGCTGGACATGGTGCGCATTCCGCTGCCGGTCGGCACCGATCCCGATGCGGTGGAGGCCGGCCTCCTCGCGGCCGCGCGCGAGGCATGCGCGGCGTTCATGGACGAGGCCGGCCGCGAACTGCGGCGGTATGGCGACATGCGCTTCGTCGATCTGTCGCAGTTCGAGCCGCGCGTGGTGTTCGACCCCGTGGACGCCGGCCGCTACGACGCCGTGGTCCGGTTTCCGGTCCCCATCGGCTCCCGCCTGCCCGTGGCGCAGAAGATTGTGCGCGCTTACTACCGGCACAGTGCCCAACAGAAAGAAACGCCCGTGTCAGACGCTGGATGA
- a CDS encoding phospholipase D family protein, translating to MASRVARSCVGQSWVGRSWVAVWLAAAMMAVLLGGCAGLPPNEGRTRTTAITDNADTALGKALAPRLARNPGQSIFYPLGTGPDALAARLALARAATKSLDLQYYIFDADHTGKALIGDIIDAADRGVRVRILVDDLHADKSDKVWAAVDSHPNIEVRLFNPFAQRGGRWLQLLVDYGRLNRRMHNKQMTIDNLVTIVGGRNIGDAYFSARPDVDFSDLDVMVAGPVVPAVSATFDQYWNDESAYAVATLVPEGKEAPAEMRAMRKQIQEEGEAARASPYVQELLDSGLAKGIEAGRLPGYVGGGGVIADRPEKIREDPDDASSHGSPQLRKLLEQAKSDLVLVSPYFVPNEDGIDWFKAQIQRGVHILVLTNSFEATDVAAVHAGYAPWRKKLLHAGVELYELKATAFGDLTRTTKKPRMFASSRASLHAKAYMVDRQRLYIGSLNLDPRSIRLNTEMGVVVESPTLSQRFADNMDKTLLDVAYKVGLRKDENGSETLTWTTREQGGAMVTVDKEPGMSAFQHIGVNLLRLLPIEDEL from the coding sequence ATGGCGTCACGGGTTGCGCGGTCATGCGTCGGGCAGTCATGGGTGGGGCGGTCATGGGTAGCGGTATGGCTTGCGGCCGCCATGATGGCCGTGCTGCTGGGGGGATGCGCGGGCCTGCCCCCCAACGAGGGCCGCACCCGGACCACCGCGATCACGGACAACGCCGACACGGCGCTCGGCAAGGCGCTGGCGCCCCGGCTGGCCCGCAACCCCGGGCAATCGATCTTCTATCCGCTGGGCACCGGGCCCGATGCGCTGGCCGCGCGCCTGGCGCTGGCCCGGGCTGCCACGAAATCGCTCGATCTCCAGTACTACATCTTCGACGCCGACCACACGGGCAAGGCGCTGATCGGTGACATCATCGATGCCGCCGACCGCGGCGTGCGCGTGCGCATCCTCGTCGATGACCTGCACGCGGACAAGTCCGACAAGGTCTGGGCCGCGGTGGATTCCCACCCCAATATCGAGGTCCGGCTGTTCAATCCGTTTGCCCAGCGCGGCGGGCGGTGGCTCCAGCTGCTGGTCGATTACGGCCGGCTCAACCGCCGGATGCACAACAAGCAGATGACGATCGACAACCTCGTGACGATCGTCGGCGGCCGCAATATCGGCGATGCCTATTTCTCGGCACGGCCCGACGTGGATTTCTCGGACCTCGACGTCATGGTCGCCGGCCCGGTGGTCCCGGCGGTTTCGGCCACCTTCGATCAGTACTGGAACGACGAGAGCGCCTATGCCGTGGCGACCCTCGTGCCCGAAGGGAAGGAAGCGCCGGCCGAGATGCGGGCGATGCGCAAGCAGATTCAGGAAGAGGGCGAGGCGGCACGGGCCAGCCCCTATGTACAGGAGCTGCTCGACTCCGGTCTGGCCAAGGGCATCGAGGCGGGCCGGCTGCCCGGCTACGTCGGCGGCGGAGGCGTGATTGCGGACCGCCCCGAGAAGATCAGGGAGGATCCGGACGACGCGTCGTCGCACGGCAGTCCGCAGCTGCGCAAGCTGCTGGAGCAGGCGAAATCGGATCTGGTGCTGGTCTCGCCGTATTTCGTGCCCAACGAAGACGGCATCGACTGGTTCAAGGCGCAGATTCAGCGGGGCGTTCATATCCTCGTGCTGACGAATTCGTTCGAGGCGACCGACGTCGCGGCCGTGCATGCCGGCTACGCGCCCTGGCGGAAGAAGCTGCTGCATGCGGGCGTGGAGTTGTACGAGCTCAAGGCGACCGCCTTCGGCGACCTGACCCGCACGACCAAGAAACCGCGCATGTTCGCTTCCTCGCGCGCGAGCCTGCATGCCAAGGCCTATATGGTCGACCGCCAGCGGCTCTATATCGGCTCGCTGAACCTCGACCCTCGCTCCATCCGGCTCAACACGGAGATGGGCGTGGTCGTGGAAAGTCCCACGCTGAGCCAGCGCTTTGCCGACAACATGGACAAGACCCTGCTCGACGTCGCCTACAAGGTGGGGCTCAGGAAGGACGAGAACGGCAGCGAAACGCTCACGTGGACGACGCGCGAGCAGGGCGGCGCGATGGTAACCGTGGACAAGGAACCCGGCATGAGCGCGTTCCAGCATATTGGCGTCAATCTGCTGCGCCTGCTGCCGATCGAGGACGAGCTCTGA
- a CDS encoding response regulator transcription factor yields the protein MIKVIVADDHPVVLDGIARALAQGNGVEIVGHAANSTELVRRLDTASCDVIVTDYAMPGGQFGDGLPMLQLLRRRYPTTRIVVMTMLDNPALIRNIWKVGVSSIINKADEVEQLFPAIRAAFRGQHYVTPLVQSMLSLAHPDRPEPGPRLSRRELEVLRRCAQGIPLVEIARVANRSAKTISAQKSVAMKKLGLSNDYELYEYAKANGLLGDAD from the coding sequence ATGATCAAGGTTATCGTTGCCGACGACCATCCCGTTGTCCTCGATGGCATCGCCCGCGCGCTTGCGCAGGGCAACGGCGTCGAGATCGTCGGTCATGCAGCCAATTCCACGGAACTCGTGCGGCGGCTCGATACCGCCTCGTGCGACGTCATCGTGACGGACTATGCGATGCCGGGCGGCCAGTTCGGCGACGGCCTGCCGATGCTGCAACTGCTGCGCCGGAGGTACCCGACCACGCGCATCGTCGTCATGACGATGCTCGACAATCCCGCGCTTATCCGCAATATCTGGAAAGTCGGCGTGTCGTCGATCATCAACAAGGCCGACGAAGTCGAGCAGCTGTTTCCGGCCATCCGCGCCGCATTCCGCGGCCAGCACTACGTCACGCCGCTCGTGCAGTCGATGCTGTCCCTCGCCCACCCCGACCGTCCCGAACCGGGCCCGCGCCTGAGCCGCCGCGAGCTCGAGGTACTGCGCCGTTGCGCGCAGGGCATTCCGCTCGTGGAGATCGCGCGCGTGGCCAACCGCAGCGCCAAGACCATCAGCGCGCAGAAGAGCGTGGCCATGAAGAAACTCGGGCTCAGCAACGACTACGAGCTCTACGAATACGCCAAGGCGAATGGCCTGCTCGGCGACGCCGATTGA
- the fliR gene encoding flagellar biosynthetic protein FliR, whose protein sequence is MLDVTTDQLYGWIAAFLWPMFRLLALIATAPLFGESSIPRRAKVALAGLLAAVVSPTLSNIPAVPAYSYEGLLIIVNEVGIGVAMGFTMRLVFAAVQVAGEYTGLQMGLSFASFYDRNSGGQTMVLSRFMNLVATLMFLAVDGHLTMLATVVDSFNGLPIAASPLSGHGWGAIARAGSLVFAWGTLLALPMIATLLTLNLALGILNRASPQLSIYAVGFPITLAGGMLVLMLVMPQMSAYMQHLIEAGLQTMTTVLEQFAN, encoded by the coding sequence ATGCTAGACGTCACCACCGACCAGCTCTACGGCTGGATCGCCGCGTTCCTGTGGCCCATGTTCAGGCTGCTTGCCCTGATCGCCACGGCGCCGCTGTTCGGTGAGTCGAGCATCCCCCGCCGCGCCAAGGTTGCCCTGGCCGGTCTGCTGGCGGCAGTCGTCTCGCCCACCCTCTCCAATATCCCCGCCGTGCCCGCGTATTCGTACGAAGGGCTGCTGATCATCGTCAACGAGGTCGGCATTGGCGTGGCGATGGGTTTCACGATGCGGCTCGTGTTCGCCGCGGTGCAGGTGGCCGGCGAATACACCGGCCTGCAGATGGGCCTGTCGTTCGCGTCGTTCTACGACCGCAATTCGGGCGGCCAGACGATGGTCCTGTCGCGCTTCATGAACCTCGTGGCGACGCTGATGTTTCTGGCGGTGGACGGCCACCTGACCATGCTCGCCACCGTGGTGGACAGTTTCAACGGGCTGCCGATCGCGGCCTCGCCGCTTTCTGGCCACGGCTGGGGTGCGATCGCACGCGCGGGATCGCTGGTCTTCGCCTGGGGCACGCTGCTGGCCCTGCCGATGATCGCCACGCTGCTCACGCTGAACCTGGCCCTGGGCATCCTGAACCGCGCGTCGCCGCAGTTGTCGATCTACGCGGTCGGCTTTCCGATCACGCTGGCCGGCGGCATGCTCGTGCTGATGCTGGTAATGCCGCAGATGAGCGCGTACATGCAGCATCTGATCGAAGCGGGCCTGCAGACGATGACGACGGTCCTCGAGCAGTTTGCCAATTAG